A portion of the Longimicrobiaceae bacterium genome contains these proteins:
- a CDS encoding SCO family protein: MQRTDRRALALFLLVGALGLGGAGFLLAKRPPTFHGTTYTEVTPAPPFALTDHTGRRVTLDDYRGKVVLLFYGFTHCPDVCPTTLAKLARVAEGLGRRADDVQILLVTVDPERDTPAALGEYVRRFGPRAAGLTGDSAALAEAYRGYGVYTLEGGPHAAGHGSASGGHRSMTHSSVVYGIDRRGRLVVVIPPEADDRAVRDDVRALLRL, from the coding sequence ATGCAGCGCACCGACCGCCGCGCCCTCGCCCTGTTCCTCCTCGTCGGCGCCCTCGGGCTCGGCGGGGCCGGGTTCCTGCTCGCGAAGCGGCCGCCGACGTTCCACGGGACCACCTACACCGAGGTCACGCCTGCGCCCCCCTTCGCGCTCACGGACCACACCGGCCGGCGCGTCACGCTGGACGACTACCGGGGGAAGGTGGTGCTCCTCTTCTACGGCTTCACGCACTGCCCGGACGTCTGCCCCACGACGCTGGCGAAGCTGGCGCGGGTGGCCGAGGGGCTGGGGCGCAGGGCGGACGACGTGCAGATCCTGCTGGTGACCGTCGACCCGGAGCGCGACACCCCCGCCGCCCTGGGCGAGTACGTGCGCCGCTTCGGCCCGCGCGCCGCCGGGCTTACCGGCGACAGCGCGGCGCTGGCGGAGGCCTACCGCGGCTACGGCGTCTACACCCTCGAGGGCGGCCCCCACGCCGCGGGGCACGGTTCCGCGAGCGGAGGACACCGGTCCATGACCCACAGCTCCGTGGTGTACGGCATCGACCGCAGGGGCCGCCTGGTGGTCGTCATCCCCCCCGAGGCCGACGACCGGGCGGTGCGCGACGACGTCCGCGCGCTCCTCCGGCTCTGA
- a CDS encoding TetR/AcrR family transcriptional regulator, producing MNNRTALLESALRLFAERGYDAVGVQEVCDAAGVTKPTLYHYFGSKRGLLETLVRERYAPFVERLAQLAGYTGDLPATLQRVVGGWFRFAGSEPRLSRLMLALWFASPASEAVQVVAPAQAEQRRILEELFARAAQDHGNMRGREQAYALTLLGMVHTYVGLALNGGPAPDDELVRRAVHQFSHGIYS from the coding sequence ATGAACAACCGGACGGCGCTGCTGGAGAGTGCGCTCCGGCTCTTCGCGGAGCGGGGATACGACGCCGTGGGCGTGCAGGAGGTCTGCGACGCGGCGGGGGTGACCAAGCCGACCCTGTACCACTACTTCGGGAGCAAGCGCGGCCTGCTGGAGACGCTGGTCCGCGAGCGGTACGCGCCCTTCGTGGAGCGCCTGGCGCAGCTCGCCGGGTACACGGGCGACCTGCCGGCGACCCTGCAGCGGGTGGTGGGCGGCTGGTTCCGCTTCGCGGGGAGCGAGCCCAGGCTCTCCCGGCTGATGCTGGCGCTCTGGTTCGCCTCCCCCGCCTCCGAGGCCGTCCAGGTGGTCGCGCCGGCCCAGGCGGAGCAGCGGAGGATCCTGGAGGAGCTCTTCGCGCGGGCGGCGCAGGACCACGGCAACATGCGGGGACGGGAGCAGGCGTACGCGCTGACGCTCCTGGGGATGGTTCACACCTACGTGGGCCTGGCGCTGAACGGCGGACCCGCGCCGGACGACGAGCTGGTTCGCCGCGCGGTACACCAGTTCTCCCATGGGATCTACTCGTAG
- a CDS encoding alpha-amylase family glycosyl hydrolase, producing MPGWATDAVFYHLYPLGAFGAPARNDLHSTPEPRLAQLHDWIPHLRELGIGALYLGPLFESTTHGYDTADYHHVDRRLGTDATLAELVTALHRAGIRVVLDGVFHHVGRDFWAFRDLRAQGERSPYRDWFAGVDFRRRSPHGDPFAYEGWRGHYDLVKLNLRNPAVREHLLGAVERWVRDFGVDGLRLDVAEDVDPRFLEELAAFCRRLRPDFWLLGEAIHGDYRRLANAAMLDSATNYEVYKGLHSSHNDRNYFELAYALGRQFGKHGIYAGLPLYNFADNHDVNRVASVLREPAHLYPLHALLFTIPGVPSVYYGSEWGIPGRKKRGDDRPLRPQLRWPEAAGTAPHPDLARAIARFARIRRESPALRRGSYRQLHVAHEQLAFTREKDGETVVVAVNSAAEPAALEVAAPVPDGTTLTDLLEPSERFTARAGRLRIEAVPPRWARILAVR from the coding sequence ATGCCGGGATGGGCCACCGACGCCGTCTTCTACCACCTCTACCCCCTGGGAGCGTTCGGCGCCCCGGCCCGGAACGACCTCCACTCCACGCCCGAGCCCAGGCTGGCGCAGCTCCACGACTGGATCCCGCACCTGCGGGAGCTGGGCATCGGCGCGCTGTACCTGGGGCCGCTCTTCGAGTCCACCACGCACGGATACGACACCGCCGACTACCACCACGTCGACCGCCGGCTGGGGACCGACGCGACGCTGGCCGAGCTCGTAACGGCGCTGCACCGCGCCGGGATCCGGGTGGTGCTCGACGGCGTCTTCCACCACGTGGGTCGCGACTTCTGGGCCTTCCGCGACCTCCGGGCCCAGGGGGAGCGGTCCCCGTACCGCGACTGGTTCGCGGGCGTGGACTTCAGGCGGCGCAGCCCCCACGGCGACCCGTTCGCGTACGAGGGGTGGCGGGGGCACTACGACCTGGTGAAGCTGAACCTGCGCAACCCGGCGGTGCGGGAGCACCTGCTCGGGGCGGTGGAGCGGTGGGTCCGCGACTTCGGCGTGGACGGGTTGCGGCTGGACGTGGCGGAGGACGTCGACCCGCGCTTCCTGGAGGAGCTGGCCGCCTTCTGCCGGCGGCTCCGGCCGGACTTCTGGCTCCTGGGCGAGGCCATCCACGGCGACTACCGGCGCCTGGCGAACGCCGCGATGCTGGACTCGGCCACCAACTACGAGGTGTACAAGGGGCTGCACTCCAGCCACAACGACCGCAACTACTTCGAGCTGGCCTACGCGCTGGGCCGCCAGTTCGGGAAGCACGGGATCTACGCCGGCCTCCCCCTCTACAACTTCGCCGACAACCACGACGTGAACCGGGTGGCGAGCGTGCTCCGGGAGCCGGCCCACCTGTATCCGCTGCACGCGCTGCTGTTCACGATCCCGGGGGTGCCGTCCGTCTACTACGGGAGCGAGTGGGGGATCCCGGGACGGAAGAAGCGCGGCGACGACCGCCCGCTCCGGCCGCAGCTCCGCTGGCCGGAGGCGGCGGGCACGGCGCCGCACCCGGACCTGGCGCGCGCCATCGCGCGCTTCGCCCGGATCCGCCGGGAGTCCCCCGCCCTGCGCCGCGGCTCGTACCGCCAGCTCCACGTCGCCCACGAGCAGCTCGCCTTCACGCGCGAGAAGGACGGCGAGACGGTGGTGGTGGCGGTGAACTCGGCCGCGGAGCCGGCGGCGCTGGAAGTCGCCGCCCCGGTGCCGGACGGCACCACGCTGACCGACCTGCTGGAGCCTTCGGAGCGGTTCACCGCCCGCGCCGGCCGCCTGCGGATCGAGGCGGTGCCGCCGCGCTGGGCGCGCATCCTGGCGGTGCGGTAG
- a CDS encoding outer membrane protein transport protein has translation MRRSLVIAGTALAVTAASAHAQGSSVLTHSSCSMARGGAGVAAPCADGSAILFSPAALTMQPSTIGLGVAGITQEREFTFDATGERLRTDAETTQVPYGYASYRFSERLAAGIGVFAPYGAGIEWPLEFEGRFVSYDSDLRNIYIQPTVAFQAAPWLSVGAGVDVVRASIEINQRLDLATTPTGALNPVTGAPLTFGNLGVPLGTDFAEARLEGNGTGYGFHLGAIARFSDRFSVGARYLSSVEIDYEGDATFSAVPTGLTLAAGNPLRAPAGTPVDLLIAPQFTSGSLVNQGLATSLTLPDQLVVGVAVRPVPALQLMADYQWTGWEKFDEAPIDFETSTDQVLVLDYQNTDTWRLGAEFAATNALALRAGFIYNTAAEREFSVSPLLPEAERNYYTAGIGYRLANGLGIDVGYQYIDQSDRRGRVRGREPGLSEAQLRALNVGVYSVDASVLGITLSYHLGGR, from the coding sequence ATGAGACGAAGTCTTGTCATCGCAGGTACCGCACTCGCCGTCACCGCCGCGTCCGCGCACGCGCAGGGGTCGAGCGTGCTCACCCACAGCTCCTGCAGCATGGCCCGGGGCGGTGCGGGGGTAGCGGCGCCCTGCGCCGACGGATCGGCGATCCTGTTTAGTCCGGCTGCGCTGACCATGCAGCCCAGCACCATCGGCCTGGGCGTCGCGGGGATCACCCAGGAGCGTGAGTTCACCTTCGACGCCACAGGCGAGCGGCTCCGGACCGACGCGGAAACGACGCAGGTACCGTACGGATACGCCAGCTACCGTTTCAGCGAGCGGCTCGCGGCCGGAATCGGGGTGTTCGCGCCGTACGGGGCGGGGATCGAGTGGCCCCTCGAGTTCGAGGGCCGCTTCGTCAGCTACGACTCGGACCTGCGGAACATCTACATCCAGCCCACGGTGGCCTTCCAGGCGGCCCCCTGGCTCTCCGTGGGAGCGGGGGTGGACGTCGTCCGCGCCTCCATCGAGATCAACCAGCGGCTGGACCTTGCGACCACGCCGACCGGTGCTCTGAATCCGGTGACCGGAGCGCCGCTGACGTTCGGCAACCTGGGAGTCCCGCTGGGCACCGACTTCGCCGAGGCCAGGCTCGAAGGCAACGGCACGGGCTACGGGTTCCACCTGGGGGCCATCGCCCGGTTCTCGGACCGCTTCTCTGTAGGTGCACGATACCTGAGCTCGGTGGAGATCGACTACGAGGGCGACGCGACGTTCTCTGCCGTTCCGACCGGGCTGACGCTCGCTGCCGGGAACCCGCTCAGGGCGCCGGCCGGCACCCCGGTCGACCTTCTCATCGCCCCGCAGTTCACGTCGGGATCGCTGGTCAACCAGGGCCTCGCTACCAGCCTGACCCTCCCGGACCAGCTCGTCGTCGGCGTGGCGGTCCGTCCGGTTCCCGCTCTGCAGCTCATGGCCGACTACCAGTGGACGGGATGGGAGAAGTTCGACGAGGCGCCCATCGACTTCGAGACCTCCACCGATCAGGTGCTGGTGCTCGACTACCAGAATACCGACACCTGGCGCCTGGGCGCGGAGTTCGCGGCCACGAATGCGCTGGCGCTGCGGGCCGGCTTCATCTACAACACCGCCGCGGAACGCGAGTTCTCGGTCTCGCCGCTTCTCCCCGAGGCCGAGCGCAACTACTACACGGCAGGAATCGGGTACCGGCTGGCGAACGGGCTCGGCATCGACGTGGGATACCAGTACATCGACCAGTCTGACCGGCGGGGGCGCGTCCGCGGGCGGGAGCCCGGCCTCTCCGAGGCTCAGCTCCGGGCTCTGAACGTGGGCGTCTACTCGGTGGACGCGAGCGTGCTGGGCATCACCCTGTCGTACCACCTCGGCGGACGCTGA
- a CDS encoding SufE family protein has translation MADQPTPQVPPGIQKILNRFSTMNREMATQALVQYSHRLPALPERLQALDPEQYRVHECLTPVALFAEVEDGKMHYYADVPQGAPTIRALLAMLFDALNGQPPETTLAIPPDFVRQVMNKIGLGTREVGLNAMVERLKRAAREASAAGA, from the coding sequence ATGGCCGATCAGCCGACCCCCCAGGTCCCCCCGGGGATCCAGAAGATCCTGAACCGCTTCTCCACGATGAACCGGGAGATGGCGACGCAGGCGCTGGTCCAGTACTCGCACCGGCTCCCCGCGCTCCCGGAGCGGCTCCAGGCGCTGGACCCGGAGCAGTACCGGGTGCACGAGTGCCTGACCCCCGTCGCCCTCTTCGCGGAGGTGGAGGACGGGAAGATGCACTACTACGCCGACGTGCCGCAGGGTGCGCCCACCATCCGCGCCCTCCTGGCCATGCTCTTCGACGCCCTGAACGGCCAGCCGCCGGAGACCACCCTCGCCATCCCGCCCGACTTCGTCCGGCAGGTGATGAACAAGATCGGGCTGGGCACGCGCGAGGTGGGGCTGAACGCCATGGTGGAGCGGTTGAAGCGCGCCGCCCGCGAGGCCTCGGCGGCCGGGGCCTGA
- a CDS encoding cytochrome c, translated as MGSLLCAAPVLLVGLTACLPEGGYDKVVAREQRELPAHAFPEPPRVIAGVGQGGAGAQLVATNLPAGVTQEMVDEGQQLYGTVCVACHGPGGTGSPAGPQLTDGQWLNISGSFEEIGGVIANGVPNPKQYPGVMPPRGGGNFDEAQIRALAAYVYALSHQGGGA; from the coding sequence ATGGGCTCGTTGCTGTGCGCGGCCCCGGTGCTGCTCGTCGGCCTGACCGCCTGCCTCCCGGAGGGGGGATACGACAAGGTCGTCGCCCGCGAGCAGCGGGAGCTTCCTGCCCACGCGTTCCCGGAGCCGCCGCGCGTCATCGCCGGCGTCGGCCAGGGCGGCGCCGGGGCGCAGCTGGTGGCGACCAACCTCCCCGCCGGCGTCACCCAGGAGATGGTGGACGAGGGGCAGCAGCTCTACGGTACGGTGTGCGTGGCCTGCCACGGCCCCGGCGGCACCGGCTCGCCCGCCGGCCCGCAGCTCACCGACGGCCAGTGGCTGAACATCTCCGGCAGCTTCGAGGAGATCGGCGGCGTCATCGCCAACGGCGTCCCGAACCCCAAGCAGTACCCCGGGGTCATGCCCCCGCGCGGCGGCGGCAACTTCGACGAGGCGCAGATCCGGGCGCTCGCGGCCTACGTCTACGCCCTGAGCCACCAGGGGGGCGGCGCATGA
- a CDS encoding HD domain-containing phosphohydrolase — MASEVADLIQRATADERAGQWASAISTYEEAFARTVSARDEHELLEVITRLGHCHRHSRRTDLAEEYFGLALEMARIRNDSHFAGRALKGLAILQQNQGEILKARETYLQARVYASTPGNDEILGEIEQNLGIIANIQGNLDEALQRYLAGLAHLEAAGSEQGCARVLNNLGMLHVDLRKLELADSYFQRAQAICARIGDIATAAIVHINRTELFLALGEPEKARASCDEGFEISSRLKNDFGKSEALKFYGIIYRETGKPHLAEIHLRQAIELASKHDTLLEAESQRELGLALRAQDKNREALAALNRSHTLFKQLQAQHDQADVNHRISNLEGDFLSLVRSWGESIEAKDRYTSGHCQRVADYACRIAQEAGIPEHEITWFRMGAFLHDVGKTEVPEEILNKPGRLTDEERLTMERHTVIGDEMLAPVEFPWDIRPIVRSHHERWDGTGYPDRLAGEAIPFTARILRIADIFDALTTTRSYREPLTPERAYEIMVEDFGSFDPDLFEIFRRLYPEFAESARSANSERDSEFLTAGRG; from the coding sequence ATGGCCTCAGAAGTAGCCGACCTCATCCAGCGGGCCACAGCGGACGAGCGTGCCGGACAGTGGGCCTCAGCAATCAGCACCTACGAGGAGGCGTTCGCTCGCACGGTTTCGGCCAGAGATGAGCACGAGCTACTGGAGGTCATCACTCGTCTGGGCCACTGCCACCGTCACTCACGGCGAACCGACCTGGCGGAAGAGTACTTCGGTCTCGCGCTCGAGATGGCTAGGATCCGGAATGATTCCCATTTCGCCGGGCGAGCCCTGAAAGGGCTCGCAATCCTCCAGCAGAATCAGGGCGAGATTCTCAAGGCGCGAGAGACCTACCTTCAGGCCCGTGTCTACGCATCGACGCCGGGGAACGATGAGATCCTCGGAGAGATCGAGCAGAACCTCGGAATTATCGCGAACATCCAGGGCAACCTGGACGAGGCGTTGCAGCGATACCTCGCCGGTCTCGCGCACCTCGAGGCTGCAGGCAGCGAGCAGGGTTGCGCGCGAGTGCTCAACAACCTGGGCATGCTGCACGTAGACCTCCGCAAGCTGGAGCTTGCGGACAGCTACTTCCAACGCGCGCAGGCGATTTGCGCTCGCATCGGCGACATCGCCACAGCCGCAATCGTTCACATCAACCGAACGGAGCTGTTCCTCGCGCTCGGTGAGCCGGAGAAGGCCCGTGCAAGCTGCGACGAGGGATTCGAGATCTCCAGTCGCCTGAAAAACGACTTCGGCAAGTCCGAAGCTCTGAAGTTCTACGGCATCATTTATCGAGAGACAGGAAAGCCGCACCTCGCCGAGATCCATCTACGCCAGGCGATCGAGCTTGCCTCGAAGCACGACACACTTCTTGAGGCAGAATCACAGCGGGAACTCGGTCTGGCACTCAGGGCGCAGGACAAGAACCGGGAGGCTCTTGCCGCCCTCAACCGATCCCACACGCTTTTCAAGCAGCTGCAGGCGCAGCATGACCAGGCTGACGTCAACCACCGGATCTCCAACCTGGAGGGCGACTTCCTGTCCCTGGTCCGGAGTTGGGGCGAATCGATCGAAGCGAAGGACAGGTACACCAGCGGTCACTGCCAGCGCGTCGCCGACTATGCCTGCCGGATCGCCCAGGAGGCCGGGATCCCGGAGCACGAGATCACGTGGTTCCGCATGGGAGCCTTCCTGCACGACGTCGGCAAGACCGAGGTTCCTGAGGAGATCCTCAACAAGCCGGGGCGCCTGACGGACGAGGAGCGCCTGACCATGGAGCGGCACACCGTGATCGGCGACGAGATGCTGGCGCCGGTGGAGTTCCCCTGGGACATCCGCCCCATCGTCCGGTCGCACCACGAGCGCTGGGACGGGACGGGCTACCCGGACCGCCTGGCCGGCGAGGCGATCCCCTTCACGGCGCGCATCCTCCGCATCGCCGACATCTTCGACGCGCTCACCACCACCCGGAGCTACCGGGAGCCGCTCACCCCCGAGCGCGCCTACGAGATCATGGTGGAGGACTTCGGCTCGTTCGACCCGGACCTCTTCGAGATCTTCCGAAGGCTCTATCCCGAGTTCGCGGAGAGCGCGCGCAGCGCCAATTCGGAGCGGGACAGCGAGTTCCTGACGGCAGGCCGCGGCTGA
- a CDS encoding 4-hydroxy-3-methylbut-2-enyl diphosphate reductase codes for MEQTYFRRGFGLKQAIEPLIQADYHSGLVERIRARGYEESFGEGDRRVTVRLAEEFGFCYGVDRAVDYAYETRTQFPDRRIFLVGEIIHNPHVNRRLTEMGIVFLYAGDDGEFDFSAITPEDVVILPAFGVTVADFRRLQALGCILVDTTCGSVLNVWKRVEQYARDGFTALIHGKYYHEETRATASQVFRHPGGAFLIVREMDEARLVMDYLEGKPGALSREAFMAHFAEKVSPGFDPDLHLARIGVANQTTMLSGDSLAIAAEVAQSLERRFGGEPGYTPEAHFRSFDTICSATQERQDAVVKLVAGPEGPPDLMVVIGGYNSSNTNHLAVLCARHTPTFHIADAGCIDAEAGTIRFKPNGSPFDTPEVVAEDWLPEGPLTIGLTAGASTPNNKIGETVELILRMRGIEAEVAAGV; via the coding sequence ATGGAGCAAACGTACTTTCGACGGGGGTTCGGGCTCAAGCAGGCCATCGAGCCGCTGATCCAGGCCGACTACCACAGCGGGCTGGTGGAGCGCATCCGCGCCCGCGGCTACGAGGAGAGCTTCGGGGAGGGCGACCGGCGCGTCACGGTCCGCCTCGCCGAGGAGTTCGGGTTCTGCTACGGGGTGGACCGGGCGGTGGACTACGCCTACGAGACCCGGACCCAGTTCCCCGACCGCCGCATCTTCCTGGTCGGGGAGATCATCCACAACCCCCACGTCAACCGCCGGCTGACGGAGATGGGGATCGTCTTCCTGTACGCGGGCGATGACGGGGAGTTCGACTTCTCCGCGATCACCCCGGAGGACGTGGTGATCCTCCCCGCCTTCGGCGTCACCGTGGCGGACTTCCGGCGGCTGCAGGCGCTGGGCTGCATCCTGGTGGACACCACCTGCGGGAGCGTGCTGAACGTCTGGAAGCGGGTGGAGCAGTACGCCCGCGACGGCTTCACCGCGCTCATCCACGGCAAGTACTACCACGAGGAGACGCGTGCCACCGCGAGCCAGGTCTTCCGCCACCCGGGCGGGGCGTTCCTGATCGTCCGCGAGATGGACGAGGCGCGCCTGGTGATGGACTACCTGGAGGGGAAGCCCGGCGCCCTTTCGCGCGAGGCCTTCATGGCGCACTTCGCGGAGAAGGTGTCGCCCGGCTTCGACCCGGACCTGCACCTGGCCCGGATCGGCGTCGCCAACCAGACGACCATGCTCTCGGGCGACTCGCTGGCGATCGCGGCGGAGGTGGCGCAGTCGCTGGAGCGGCGCTTCGGCGGGGAGCCGGGGTACACGCCGGAGGCGCACTTCCGCTCGTTCGACACCATCTGCTCGGCCACGCAGGAGCGGCAGGACGCGGTGGTGAAGCTGGTGGCGGGGCCGGAGGGCCCGCCGGACCTGATGGTGGTGATCGGCGGCTACAACTCGTCCAACACCAACCACCTGGCGGTGCTCTGCGCGCGCCACACCCCCACCTTCCACATCGCGGACGCGGGGTGCATCGACGCGGAGGCGGGGACGATCCGCTTCAAGCCCAACGGGAGCCCCTTCGACACGCCCGAGGTGGTGGCCGAGGACTGGCTCCCGGAGGGGCCGCTCACCATCGGCCTGACGGCCGGGGCGTCCACGCCGAACAACAAGATCGGCGAGACGGTGGAGCTCATCCTGCGGATGCGGGGGATCGAGGCGGAGGTGGCTGCCGGGGTGTAG
- a CDS encoding transglycosylase domain-containing protein → MRAAKGKRLGGAPPRPGRWARRPPPSGAQGERRSEVLFLLALGLFLLGGVVGFGWEMDRQVRGGILRQRAEAERRPDWVPLDRLPPALPRMVVAVVDPGFPDRDPLDTDASGATLPRELVRQVHVLSDDLAGEARGLMMTPSLEQRLSRREVLELYLNRVYFGKHGGYPVYGVYHAAQEFFGKEPRELTLGETATLAGLLLRPRIEDPESAPGAVGARRNEVLRRMLQAGEIDMAAYRAATAEPLAFQPGLDYAPMTRPLRWEEETPALRLPAEPNPADSARARPGA, encoded by the coding sequence ATGAGGGCCGCGAAGGGGAAGCGCCTCGGCGGCGCGCCCCCGCGGCCCGGCCGCTGGGCCCGCCGTCCCCCTCCCTCCGGGGCGCAGGGGGAGCGGCGCTCCGAGGTCCTCTTCCTCCTGGCGCTGGGGCTCTTCCTGCTGGGCGGGGTGGTGGGCTTCGGGTGGGAGATGGACCGCCAGGTCCGCGGAGGGATCCTGCGGCAGCGCGCGGAGGCGGAGCGCAGGCCGGACTGGGTGCCGCTCGACCGGCTCCCCCCGGCCCTCCCCCGCATGGTGGTGGCGGTGGTGGACCCCGGCTTCCCTGACCGGGATCCGCTGGACACCGACGCCAGCGGGGCCACCCTCCCCCGGGAGCTGGTGCGGCAGGTGCACGTGCTCTCCGACGACCTGGCCGGGGAGGCGCGGGGGCTGATGATGACCCCTTCGCTGGAGCAGCGCCTGTCCCGCCGCGAGGTGCTGGAGCTGTACCTGAACCGGGTGTACTTCGGGAAGCACGGCGGGTACCCCGTGTACGGCGTCTACCACGCCGCGCAGGAGTTCTTCGGCAAGGAGCCGCGGGAGCTGACGCTGGGGGAGACGGCGACGCTGGCGGGGCTCCTCCTGCGCCCCCGCATCGAGGACCCGGAGAGCGCGCCGGGAGCCGTGGGCGCGCGCCGCAACGAGGTGCTGCGGCGGATGCTGCAGGCGGGCGAGATCGACATGGCGGCCTACCGGGCCGCCACCGCCGAGCCGCTCGCCTTCCAGCCCGGCCTCGACTACGCCCCCATGACGCGCCCGCTCAGGTGGGAGGAGGAGACACCGGCGCTGCGGCTGCCTGCGGAGCCGAATCCGGCGGACTCGGCGAGGGCGCGGCCGGGGGCGTGA
- a CDS encoding nuclear transport factor 2 family protein — protein sequence MHRPLGTALCATLLLAACKIEPTPRQFYAQRDPAPGERELLAAELTDRVSAVGPALDRGDAEAAVFALAPSPEVYTIGPGGGSPSVGPDRLAATLGEVGDTVPGTVRVQEVRVLLGPRAQTAWFATGIEVRRAGAPEEADTLHLSGVYQRARGEWRLVQAHLSRPFTPPAAPSPSPPDSAPQAAAAPVSPPPT from the coding sequence GTGCACCGACCGCTGGGGACCGCGCTCTGCGCGACGCTGCTGCTCGCTGCCTGCAAGATCGAGCCGACACCCCGCCAGTTCTACGCCCAGCGGGATCCCGCCCCCGGCGAGCGGGAGCTGCTCGCGGCGGAGCTGACCGACCGGGTGTCGGCCGTGGGGCCGGCGCTGGACCGCGGCGATGCCGAGGCGGCGGTGTTCGCGCTCGCGCCGTCCCCCGAAGTGTACACGATCGGGCCCGGCGGGGGGAGTCCCTCGGTCGGACCCGACCGGCTGGCCGCAACGCTCGGCGAGGTGGGCGACACCGTTCCGGGGACCGTCCGGGTGCAGGAGGTCCGGGTGCTCCTGGGGCCCCGCGCGCAGACCGCCTGGTTCGCCACGGGGATCGAGGTGCGGCGGGCCGGCGCCCCGGAGGAGGCGGACACCCTCCACCTCTCCGGGGTGTACCAGCGGGCGCGCGGGGAGTGGCGGCTGGTGCAGGCCCACCTTTCCCGGCCGTTCACGCCCCCGGCCGCGCCCTCGCCGAGTCCGCCGGATTCGGCTCCGCAGGCAGCCGCAGCGCCGGTGTCTCCTCCTCCCACCTGA
- a CDS encoding MerR family transcriptional regulator, whose product MSYRIKSVAALTGINSATLRAWERRYRLVTPHRTPGGYRVYSDQDVDTIARVKALLERGLKVSEAVEIVRRGESTPTLPEVASDTESTLRVREAVLEALLDFDRAAADRLYDRLGALSFPDRVEEVLMPILRRVGELWASGEATVTQEHFTAVFAREKLESMLGFLSAAPADGPEVVFAGLPGEQHELGLLGVAVHLAAGGWRVTYLGADVPFADLQATLAERAPSLLCTSIILPISHDQCRAVALRLRELAPKRTAVVIGGAGIPEGVPEVNVRGVTMLRRFREGNGILTPPPRA is encoded by the coding sequence ATGAGCTATCGGATCAAGAGCGTGGCCGCCCTCACGGGTATCAACAGTGCCACGCTGCGGGCGTGGGAGCGGCGGTATCGCCTGGTGACGCCGCACCGCACCCCCGGCGGGTACCGCGTCTACTCCGACCAGGACGTGGACACCATCGCGCGGGTCAAGGCGCTGCTGGAGCGCGGGCTCAAGGTGAGCGAGGCGGTGGAGATCGTGCGCCGCGGCGAGTCCACCCCCACCCTCCCGGAGGTCGCCTCGGACACGGAGTCCACCCTGCGGGTGCGGGAAGCCGTCCTGGAGGCGCTGCTGGACTTCGACCGCGCGGCGGCCGACCGGCTCTACGACCGCCTGGGCGCGCTCTCCTTCCCGGACCGGGTGGAGGAGGTGCTGATGCCCATCCTCCGCCGCGTGGGCGAGCTGTGGGCCTCGGGAGAGGCCACCGTGACGCAGGAGCACTTCACCGCCGTGTTCGCGCGGGAGAAGCTGGAGTCCATGCTCGGCTTCCTTTCGGCGGCGCCCGCGGACGGGCCGGAGGTGGTCTTCGCGGGGCTCCCCGGGGAGCAGCACGAGCTGGGGCTGCTGGGGGTGGCGGTCCACCTGGCGGCGGGGGGGTGGCGGGTCACGTACCTCGGCGCGGACGTCCCCTTCGCCGACCTGCAGGCCACGCTGGCGGAGCGTGCCCCTTCACTGCTCTGCACCTCGATCATCCTCCCCATCTCCCACGACCAGTGCAGGGCGGTGGCGCTCCGGCTGCGCGAGCTCGCCCCGAAGCGGACGGCGGTGGTGATCGGGGGCGCGGGGATCCCGGAGGGGGTGCCGGAGGTAAACGTTCGGGGAGTCACCATGCTCCGCCGCTTCCGGGAGGGCAACGGGATCCTCACCCCGCCCCCGCGGGCGTGA